In the genome of Vicinamibacterales bacterium, the window CAACCCGCTGGCGCCGATCCTCACCGCGCTGCAGCTGATGCGGCTGCGCGGCGGGGCCGCGCTGGAGCACGAGCGGACCGTGATCGAGCGGCAGACCCGGCACCTGGTCCGGCTGGTGGACGACCTGCTCGACGTCTCCCGCATCGCCCGCGGCAAGATCGAGCTGCGGCGCGAGCGGCTCGACGTCGCCGACGCGGTGGCGAAGGCGATCGAGATGGCGAGTCCGCTCCTCGAGGAGCGCAAGCATCGCCTCGACGTCCGCGTCCCGCGCGGACTGGACGTCGTCGCCGACCCGGCGCGGCTGGCGCAGATCGTCGCCAACCTCCTCACCAACGCGGCGAAGTACACCGACGGCGGCGGCCGGGTCGTGATCAAAGGCGCGCTGGAGGGGGACATGGTGGCGGTGCGCGTCGCCGATACCGGCATCGGCATCGATCCGATGATGCTGCCGCGCGTCTTCGAGATGTTCACGCAGGAGCGGCAGACGCTGGATCGGACGGCGGGCGGCCTCGGCCTGGGGCTGACGATCGTGCGCAATCTCGTCCAGCTGCACGGCGGCACCGTCGAGGCGTACAGCGAAGGGCGCGGCAGAGGCAGCGAGTTCGTGGTGCGCCTGCCGGCGGCGCCGTCGGCGCACGAGGCGGCCGCGCTGGCGGAGGCGGCGTCGGCGGAGCGGGACCTGCCGCGCGAAGGGCTGCCGGTGCTCGTCGTGGACGACAACGCGGACGCCGCCGACATGCTGCGCGAGTACGTCGGCGCGCTCGGCTACCGGGTGACGGTGGCGCTGGACAGCCTGGCGGCGCTGCGCGCCGCCGACGAGAACCCGCCGGCGATCGCGCTGCTCGACATCGGCCTGCCGGTGATGGACGGCTTCGAGCTGGCCCGCCGCTTCCGCGAATCGGACCGGCACGCGGCGATCAAGCTCGTCGCCATCACCGGCTACGGCCAGGAAACCGATCGCCAGCGCAGCCGGGACGCCGGCTTCGACGCGCATCTCGTGAAGCCGGTCGACATGGACCAGCTCGAGCACCTGCTGTCGGTGCTCACTACGGGCCTCCGATAGAGGCACGGATCTCACGGACGACACCGGTTGGTCCGCCCCGCGGTTCTCCGCGCGGTCCGTGGCCGTCAGTGATCGTCGGTGAAGTCACCGCGCCGGAACGCACGCAGGGCGGCGGTAATGCCGCCCGGCGAGAAGCCCTGGCGCATGAGGAACTGGTAGACGCGGGCGTACTCGGCGGGGGTCGCGATCGTCGTCTTGCCCCGCAGCTTCTTCTTCAACGCGCGCGCGATCAGCGTGCGCTCGTCGACCGAGCCGAACCCCTCGGCGAGCGCCTCGGCGGCGACCTCCTTGTCGATCCCCATGGCCTGCAGCTCGCGCTGGATCCGCAGCCGCCCGCGTCCCTTGACGGCCAGCGCGCTTCGCACGTACGCGGCGGCGACGCGGCGGTCGTCGAGCGCGCGATTCTCGATCAGCAGACCGATTGCGCGCTCGATGTCGTCCTGGGAATGATCGCGCTCGCGGAGGCGCTCGCGCAGCTGGTGAACGGAGAGCTCACGCCGGCCGAGCAGATGCAGCGCGTCGACGTAGGCGGTTCGATCGGGGGATCGGGCGATCGGGTGATCGGGTGATCGAGGCACGCGTCTGCTCACCGATTATGCGATCACCCGATCACCCGATCACCCGATCACCCGATCGCCCGATCACCCGATGCTATCGTCCTCCGAACCGTTCGATCGTCGGCATCGCCGGCCTGGCGGGCGCGGCCGGTGCGGCGGGCTTGCTCCCGGGCCTGGGGGCGGCCAGCTTTGCCGCCATCTCGTCTCGCGCCATGTCGGCGGTGGTCGAGATGCCGGACACCTTGAGCTTGAAGTCGTCCACGTTCGACGCCCAGCGCAGCGCCTCTTCGAGCGTCACCAGCCCCTGCGAATAGAGGCCGAAGATCGCCTGGTCGAAGGTCTGCATCCCGTACTGCGACGTGCCGGAGGCGATCGCGCCCGAGATCATCGACGTCTTGTCCTTGTCGATGATGCAGTCGCGGATGAATGCCGTCGACGTCATCACCTCGACCGCGGCGGCGCGCCCCATCCCGTCGGCGCGCGGCAGCAGGCGCTGCGAGATCGCCGCCTTGAGCACGGCGGCGAGCTGAATCCGCACCTGGCGCTGCTGGTGGGGCGGGAACACCGCGATGATGCGGTTGATCGTTTCGGTCGCGTCGAGCGTGTGCAGCGTCGAGAACACGAGGTGGCCGGTCTCGGCGGCGTGCAGGGCGGTCTCGACGGTCTCGAGGTCGCGCATCTCGCCGACCAGGATGACGTCGGGGTCCTGACGCAGCGCGGCGCGCAGCGCGTGCGCGAACGACTGGGTATCGACCGAGATCTCGCGCTGGTTGACGATCGACTGGTTGTCCCGGTGCAGGTACTCGATCGGATCCTCGACCGTCATGACGTGCGCCTGGCGCGTCGCGTTGATGTAGTCGATCATCGCCGCCAGCGTGGTGCTCTTGCCCGATCCGGTCGTCCCGGTCACCAGCACCAGGCCGCGCTCTTCCGACGCGATCCGCTTCAGCACCGGCGGCAGGTTCAGCTCGTCGATCGTCTTGATGCGCGTCGGGATGATGCGCAGGACCAGCCCCACGGTGCCGCGCTGCTGGAACACGTTGACGCGGAAGCGCCCCAGCCCGTCGATGCTGTAGGCGAGGTCGACGTCCTGGTTCTTCCGGAACTTCTCGACGTGCTCCGGCCCGAGGATCGTCTGGGCGATCGCTTCGGTAT includes:
- a CDS encoding regulatory protein RecX — encoded protein: MSRRVPRSPDHPIARSPDRTAYVDALHLLGRRELSVHQLRERLRERDHSQDDIERAIGLLIENRALDDRRVAAAYVRSALAVKGRGRLRIQRELQAMGIDKEVAAEALAEGFGSVDERTLIARALKKKLRGKTTIATPAEYARVYQFLMRQGFSPGGITAALRAFRRGDFTDDH
- a CDS encoding PilT/PilU family type 4a pilus ATPase, giving the protein TEAIAQTILGPEHVEKFRKNQDVDLAYSIDGLGRFRVNVFQQRGTVGLVLRIIPTRIKTIDELNLPPVLKRIASEERGLVLVTGTTGSGKSTTLAAMIDYINATRQAHVMTVEDPIEYLHRDNQSIVNQREISVDTQSFAHALRAALRQDPDVILVGEMRDLETVETALHAAETGHLVFSTLHTLDATETINRIIAVFPPHQQRQVRIQLAAVLKAAISQRLLPRADGMGRAAAVEVMTSTAFIRDCIIDKDKTSMISGAIASGTSQYGMQTFDQAIFGLYSQGLVTLEEALRWASNVDDFKLKVSGISTTADMARDEMAAKLAAPRPGSKPAAPAAPARPAMPTIERFGGR